The window CTTCTATCTCCCATCACCCCGACAGATCGTACAGGCAAAAGCACGGCAAAAGCCTGCCAAATTTGTTCATAAAAACCGGCCTTTTTTATCTCCTCAACAACAATAGCATCAGCTTTTCTCAAGATGCGGAGGTTTTGTTCCCTGATAGGTGCAAGACAACGCACAGCCAATCCTGGTCCAGGAAAAGGATGCCTGTAAAGCAATTCGTGAGGGAGACCGAGCAAGAGCCCTACTTTTCTAACTTCGTCTTTAAATAGAAACCGGAGGGGTTCGATCAGTTCAAAGGGGATTTTCTTGGGCAATCCTCCTACGTTATGGTGACTCTTGATTAAGCAAGCCCCTTTTCTTCCAGATTGAGCACTTTCTATAATGTCTGGATAAAGTGTGCCTTGGGCTAAAAATTTTACTTCTCCGAAGCTTTGAGCAGCTTTTTCGAATACCCGAATAAAAAGACTGCCAATAATCTTCCTCTTTCTTTCGGGATCGGCAACATTTTTCAGCCTATCGAGAAACTGTTGGGAAGCATCAAAGAGGTGGATTTTTAAACCGAGACTTTGTTGTAAAAGCTTCGTAATGGTTTCGGCTTCGTTTTGACGGAGTAGTCCCGTATCGACAAAAAGAGGATAGAGTCTTTTCCCTACGGCTTTATGGACGAGGGCAGCGGTAACCGAGGAATCGACTCCACCGCTTATCCCTAGAATGACTTTTTCGTTTCCCACTTTTCGCCTGATTTCTTCGATGCTTTCTTCTATGAACGATCCTAGGTTCCAGTTTGGGATTGCCCGACAAATTTCAAAAAGAAAATTGGCCAGGATCTTTTCTCCATGCTCGGTGTGAGTAACTTCAGGATGGAATTGCAGGCCATAAATATTCTTTTTAAAATTGCAAGCTGCTGCATGGGGTTCATCGGCTGTAAAAGCGACAACTTCGAAATCCTTCGGTAACTCACTGACTCTATCTCCGTGACTATTCCATACCGTAAAGTGGGTAGGGAGTCCTTCGAATAAAGTTGCCTCTTTAATTATAGAAAGAGAAGAACGTCCATATTCTCCTTTGCCTCCTTTTTCTACTTTTCCACCCAAACAGGAGGCTATCCACTGGTAACCATAACAAATACCCAGGATAGGAATCCCTAAATCGAGTATTCTTTTATCCAGGGTTGGAGACTCCTCTTCGAGAAGGCTTGATGGTCCTCCCGAAAGGATAACGCCCACTGGAGCAATGTTGAGCAAATCTTGAAAAGGGCTATCCCAAGGAACAATCACAGAGAATACCCCAAGATCCCTGATTCGACGCGCAATAAGCTGGGTATATTGGGAACCAAAATCGATTATAGCTACACAGCCCTTTTCAGGAAGAAGCTTTGACTTTCTCATTATTTGCTATCTTAAACTCTCTTTCTACATGAGAAGAGGCTTATATAGGCTTTGATGACCCCGTTGCCTTTATAAAATGCCCTCTTATTCACTTTGTTAGCCCCCCGAGTTGGCTTTTTTTGTGTTGGCAAGAAAAAAGCCCTCTCCCCCTTCTTATCGACCCATGCCGACGGATTGAATCATTTGGAATAGCTTGCCTTCAGATTGGATGCTTGGAGCAATAATGATCTCGGTTTCCTGAAATTGCCTGATATTCATTGCCCCAACATTGCCCATGGAGGTAGCAAGCGCACCAACCAGATTTTGAGATCCATCATCAACCGTAGCCGGCCCATAAAGAATCTGTGAAAGGGGCCCGGAAATACCCATGCGGATTAATGTCCCACGAGGCAGATTGGCATGAGGAGTAGCCATTCCCCAATGGCATCCTTTGCCGGGAGCTTCTTCTGCCCGGGCAAAAGCCGATCCAATCATTACCGCATCCGCCCCGCAAGCTATCGCCTTGCATAGATCTCCTCCCCTGCGCATGCCTCCATCGGTAATGATGGGCACATAACGGCCCGTTTTTTTGAAATAGGCATCTCTTGCTGCGGCAGCATCAACCGTTGCCGTCACTTGGGGTACTCCTATTCCCAGGACTCCTCTCGATGTGCATGCAGCTCCTGGTCCAACCCCGATTAAAACACCACAAACACCGCATTCCATCAGCTCAAGAACGACATTGTAAGTAACCGCGTTGCCTACGAGGACGGGAATATGCATGTTTTTGCAGAACTGCTTTAAATCAAGGGTCTTATACCGAGATGAAATATGCCTGACCGTGCTCACGGTCGATTGAACCACGTAGAGATCGGCTCCAGCTTCTTGTGCTATGTACCCGTAGGCTTCAGCTTTTTGAGGTATGGAAGAAACTGCTGCTAGGGCATTTGCTCTTTTAAGCTCTTCGATTCTTAAAGCAATAAGTTTTTCTTGAACAGGGGCAGAGTATATTTTTTGCAGGAACTCCGTAACCTTGTTTTGATCGCATTTGATGATTTCTTCGATCACCTCTTGGGGGTTTTCATACCGCGTCTGAATTCCTTCCAAGTTAATCACTCCAATACCCCCAAGCCGACTCATTTCGGTACAAAATTTGGGATCTGTAACTCCATCCATTGCGCTGGCAAGAATGGGAATTTTAAGTTTGATCGTTTTCCCCGAAGGATGCGTAATTTCAAAGCTGGTATCAACCTCTTCTGGATTAATCGTTACATCTCCTGGAACCAATGAAATCTCGTCAAAACCGTAACAGACTCTGGCTTTTCGATTTCTTCCTATCCACATGCCCATTTTATGACCTCCGATACAAATTAAACTCTAAGTTCAACATTTTGAATAGCATTACACCTTGGACAGCGTAACGTGATTTGTCCCGGTTCAAGTTCGATTTTTTCTTTACAGAACCGACAAATAAAAATGCGCCGCCTCTCCAAGCGACGCCTTTTGGAATAAAAAAGAAACCACAAAATAAAAATAAAAGCAAGTGAAAGAGTGGAATAGAAAAAAAAAGCTTCGGGTAAGGTAATCCGCATCATGGAACATAACCCCTTTGACTTTCAAACTGATTACTGTAACTCCAGAATATTTTTATCTTGCCCCATATGTTCCTTCTGTACAGGGGGTCTGCAGAAAAACGAAGACTGCGGGCTTCAGTCAATGCCAATAGATCGGCCTGTTCATTGCCGCAGCTTTCTTCAAGAAGAACGTGGTCAACTATTCCTTCCGGATCGACGGATACGACGATAGTAGTGGTTCGGGCTTCAGATAAAAGATTCGTATTTATCCTGGGGAGTTTCCAGCCAGAAACCAGTCTTGCTTGTAAAGGTTCATCTAAGAGTGCAGTTGATTGT is drawn from Methylacidiphilum infernorum V4 and contains these coding sequences:
- the guaA gene encoding glutamine-hydrolyzing GMP synthase, with protein sequence MRKSKLLPEKGCVAIIDFGSQYTQLIARRIRDLGVFSVIVPWDSPFQDLLNIAPVGVILSGGPSSLLEEESPTLDKRILDLGIPILGICYGYQWIASCLGGKVEKGGKGEYGRSSLSIIKEATLFEGLPTHFTVWNSHGDRVSELPKDFEVVAFTADEPHAAACNFKKNIYGLQFHPEVTHTEHGEKILANFLFEICRAIPNWNLGSFIEESIEEIRRKVGNEKVILGISGGVDSSVTAALVHKAVGKRLYPLFVDTGLLRQNEAETITKLLQQSLGLKIHLFDASQQFLDRLKNVADPERKRKIIGSLFIRVFEKAAQSFGEVKFLAQGTLYPDIIESAQSGRKGACLIKSHHNVGGLPKKIPFELIEPLRFLFKDEVRKVGLLLGLPHELLYRHPFPGPGLAVRCLAPIREQNLRILRKADAIVVEEIKKAGFYEQIWQAFAVLLPVRSVGVMGDRRTYDFTIAIRAVESIDGMTADWVKLPPDLLSKISNKIINEVEGVNRVVYDISSKPPATIEWE
- a CDS encoding GuaB3 family IMP dehydrogenase-related protein, with the protein product MGMWIGRNRKARVCYGFDEISLVPGDVTINPEEVDTSFEITHPSGKTIKLKIPILASAMDGVTDPKFCTEMSRLGGIGVINLEGIQTRYENPQEVIEEIIKCDQNKVTEFLQKIYSAPVQEKLIALRIEELKRANALAAVSSIPQKAEAYGYIAQEAGADLYVVQSTVSTVRHISSRYKTLDLKQFCKNMHIPVLVGNAVTYNVVLELMECGVCGVLIGVGPGAACTSRGVLGIGVPQVTATVDAAAARDAYFKKTGRYVPIITDGGMRRGGDLCKAIACGADAVMIGSAFARAEEAPGKGCHWGMATPHANLPRGTLIRMGISGPLSQILYGPATVDDGSQNLVGALATSMGNVGAMNIRQFQETEIIIAPSIQSEGKLFQMIQSVGMGR